Proteins encoded by one window of Musa acuminata AAA Group cultivar baxijiao chromosome BXJ2-9, Cavendish_Baxijiao_AAA, whole genome shotgun sequence:
- the LOC135623159 gene encoding ankyrin repeat domain-containing protein 2A-like isoform X2, which produces MGTATDTPAQQSTAGEVTADQVQALLEAARYDDLEDLVSILSVGISPNSRDSQGRTALHMAAANGHLEIVEYLIQNGADLNALNSEKNSPLHWACLNGHIEVVKLLIQGGASVSLLNSHERTPMDEAVSRGKMDVINAINMTVAQLELDDVNIS; this is translated from the exons ATGGGCACGGCGACGGACACGCCCGCACAACAGTCAACCGCCGGCGAGGTGACGGCCGACCAAGTCCAGGCCTTGCTTGAG GCTGCTAGATATGATGACTTGGAAGATTTGGTAAGCATACTTTCGGTGGGCATTTCTCCTAATTCCAGAGATTCTCAAGGAAGAACAG CTCTTCATATGGCCGCTGCTAATGGGCATCTTGAAATTGTCGAATATCTTATTCAGAACGGAGCA GATTTGAATGCTTTGAACTCTGAAAAGAATTCACCACTTCATTGGGCTTGCCTCAATGGACACATAGAG gtagtcaaacttttgatccaGGGGGGAGCTAGCGTAAGTTTGCTAAacag ccatgagaggactccaatgGATGAAGCTGTGAGCAGAGGAAAGATGGATGTGATCAATGCAATCAATATGACGGTAGCCCAACTCGAACTTGATGATGTTAATATATCTTAG
- the LOC135623159 gene encoding uncharacterized protein LOC135623159 isoform X1 produces MGTATDTPAQQSTAGEVTADQVQALLEAARYDDLEDLVSILSVGISPNSRDSQGRTALHMAAANGHLEIVEYLIQNGADASMKQDLNALNSEKNSPLHWACLNGHIEVVKLLIQGGASVSLLNSHERTPMDEAVSRGKMDVINAINMTVAQLELDDVNIS; encoded by the exons ATGGGCACGGCGACGGACACGCCCGCACAACAGTCAACCGCCGGCGAGGTGACGGCCGACCAAGTCCAGGCCTTGCTTGAG GCTGCTAGATATGATGACTTGGAAGATTTGGTAAGCATACTTTCGGTGGGCATTTCTCCTAATTCCAGAGATTCTCAAGGAAGAACAG CTCTTCATATGGCCGCTGCTAATGGGCATCTTGAAATTGTCGAATATCTTATTCAGAACGGAGCA gATGCCTCCATGAAGCAGGATTTGAATGCTTTGAACTCTGAAAAGAATTCACCACTTCATTGGGCTTGCCTCAATGGACACATAGAG gtagtcaaacttttgatccaGGGGGGAGCTAGCGTAAGTTTGCTAAacag ccatgagaggactccaatgGATGAAGCTGTGAGCAGAGGAAAGATGGATGTGATCAATGCAATCAATATGACGGTAGCCCAACTCGAACTTGATGATGTTAATATATCTTAG
- the LOC135623161 gene encoding uncharacterized protein LOC135623161 gives MGRIYPCPVPNWGRVVANPMAAEPPHTGGAGLVVANNDTIRSFLVSTAKDVRHLPDELRDLASALSSHSTVPYRSLRSIWSALRPADRPALRCLFAGAGFVLSSPKPREKSEELKERLKKLAESAERREYQELVKDIAPKREAAEPFSSYKDQIGFGLHVVLIMFTGYLVGFAAFRALFNHSAALNAAGGLLGMVCGMLLETVLFIFRTSTKDVASSTQRSNKRKLL, from the exons ATGGGCCGTATTTATCCATGTCCGGTTCCCAACTGGGGGCGGGTTGTGGCGAATCCGATGGCTGCGGAACCACCGCACACGGGCGGCGCTGGTCTCGTCGTCGCCAACAATGACACCATCCGATCCTTCCTCGTCTCCACCGCGAAGGACGTCCGTCACCTCCCTGACGAGCTTCGAGATCTCGCTTCCGCTCTCTCGTCGCACAGCACCGTGCCCTATCGGTCTCTTAGGAGCATCTGGTCCGCCCTCCGCCCAGCCGACCGCCCCGCCCTCCGCTGCCTTTTCGCCGGCGCCGGTTTCGTCTTGTCGAGCCCGAAGCCCAGGGAGAAG AGCGAAGAGCTGAAGGAGAGACTCAAGAAGCTCGCTGAATCGGCGGAGAGAAGGGAGTATCAGGAGCTTGTGAAGGACATTGCGCCCAAGAGAGAGGCTGCAGAGCCTTTCTCTTCCTATAAAGATCAGATAGGATTTG GTCTACATGTAGTGTTGATAATGTTCACGGGCTATTTGGTCGGTTTTGCTGCTTTCAGAGCTCTATTTAATCATAGTGCTGCACTG AATGCAGCTGGAGGCCTCTTGGGAATGGTTTGTGGTATGCTACTTGAAACAGTTCTGTTTATATTTAGAACTTCCACCAAAGATGTGGCATCGTCAACCCAACGGAGTAATAAAAGGAAACTTCTATAG
- the LOC103973898 gene encoding two-component response regulator ORR10, with translation MAVDAEAQFHVLAVDDSLMDRKLIERLLKTSSFQVTTVDSGSKALEVLGLKEDQTSTPALSPEHNEIEVNLVITDYCMPGMTGYDLLKKIKESSSLKDIPVVIMSSENVPSRINRCLEEGAEEFFLKPVQLSDMRRLRPHILKGKHKEQQLHQEENSNTNHIIISSSNNNNMSNKRKAMDEEVLSERTRLRFSSSSLNVI, from the exons ATGGCTGTGGATGCAGAAGCTCAGTTCCATGTCCTGGCTGTGGATGACAGCCTCATGGATAGAAAACTCATTGAGAGGCTCCTCAAGACATCTTCCTTTCAAG TCACCACTGTGGATTCTGGGAGCAAGGCTCTTGAAGTCTTGGGGTTGAAGGAAGACCAGACCAGCACACCAGCTCTCTCACCAGAACACAAT GAGATTGAGGTGAATCTGGTAATAACAGATTACTGCATGCCTGGGATGACAGGGTATGACCTCCTCAAAAAGATCAAG GAGTCATCATCTTTGAAGGACATCCCAGTGGTGATCATGTCATCTGAAAATGTACCTTCCAGGATAAACAG ATGCTTGGAAGAAGGAGCAGAAGAGTTCTTTCTGAAACCAGTACAGCTCTCAGACATGAGAAGACTCAGGCCTCACATACTAAAAGGGAAACATAAAGAGCAGCAGCTTCACCAAGAAGAAAACAGCAACACCAACCACATCATCATCAGTAGCAGCAATAATAACAACATGAGCAACAAGAGAAAGGCCATGGATGAGGAAGTTTTATCTGAGAGGACAAGACTAAGATTCTCTAGCAGTAGCTTAAAtgtgatatga
- the LOC135623160 gene encoding NAD(P)H:quinone oxidoreductase-like: MEGAGLAMKPVIKVAALCGSLRRASFNGGLIRSAIQLCDESIEGMKIEYVDIAPLPFLNTDLEVDGKFPVPVEAFRRRIRGADAFLFASPEYNYSFTGPLKNAIDWASRAPNAWADKPAAIVSAGGNFGGGRSQYHLRQVGVFLDLHFINKPELFVHAFQPPSKFDSDGNLIDPEIRERLKQVLLSLQAFTLRLQNKC, encoded by the exons atGGAAGGGGCGGGGTTGGCGATGAAGCCGGTGATCAAAGTCGCGGCTCTCTGTGGCTCCCTCCGCAGGGCTTCCTTCAACGGCGGTCTCATCCGCTCCG CCATCCAGCTGTGCGACGAGTCCATCGAGGGGATGAAGATCGAGTACGTCGACATCGCTCCCCTCCCCTTCCTAAACACCGACCTCGAGGTCGACGGCAAGTTCCCCGTGCCCGTGGAGGCCTTCCGGCGGAGGATCCGCGGAGCTGACGCCTTCCTTTTTGCTTCCCCCGAGTATAACTACTCCTTCACCG gtCCTTTGAAGAATGCTATTGACTGGGCATCAAGAGCTCCAAATGCATGGGCGGACAAGCCTGCTGCTATTGTAAGTGCTGGTGGAAATTTTGGAGGAGGAAGATCTCAGTACCATCTACGTCAGGTTGGAGTTTTTCTGGATCTTCATTTCATCAACAAACCAGAACTGTTTGTCCATGCATTCCAGCCTCCATCAAAATTTGACAGTGATGGAAATCTAATTGATCCTGAGATTAGAGAACGGCTGAAGCAAGTGCTTCTGTCGCTCCAGGCCTTCACCCTTCGTCTTCAGAACAAATGTTGA